The region CAGTTGATGATGCCCAACATGATGATCAATTTGAGAATCTTCTCTTTGCAGATCAGTAGTCTGTGCATGAACTGCACTGAAAGACAGAAACTCCTACAGTTAATGTGATTTATGGAAAGATCTACCTTGACATGCTAAATGGCAGAGCTATTCACTTCTCTTCTGACCAAGTAATGGATAAACAACAGCTAGCCAGGTACATGAATTCAAAGTAATCATTTGGACATGTCCAACTCTTACAACAAGAACAAAAGCTAAAAAAATCTAGCTACTCCTCTCATTATTACGCATGTATTAGGGCTATATATTGTGTATGTCCAGGACAGTAGAAATATTTAATGGGCTGCAGTCCAAGAGGCAGTTGCTGCTCAGTTCTAAATACAATCTCCTTCTTAACACTGTACCTAATTAGGACTGTGGTTTGGGTGAGAGTTGGTCAGGATGCTGCTTTTGGACAGGGGGGAGAATGGGAAAACAGCAGGAGTTACTGTGGTTCCTTAAGATGTTGGAACATCAGTTTTAAGATCCACCTCCACCAGCCAGTGCTGTGATGTGTAACCTCTATAGCTGAAACATGTTAACAAGTAGGTATGTGACTTGAGAATTAATTACTGGAAAGACTGCCTCTTTCTTCCAGTGCCTCCCTAGCAGCTGGGGTACCCAGCTGACAGCTCTGTGGTTGAATCAGGAGGGGATACTGGTAAAGCATTCTTACAGAGAGGCCATAAATTTAAACTAGCATCCCACTTTCCTCTGACACTAGAACCTTTACGGATGTCACCTCTAACTCTTGCCACAGATGTGAGAACAGGCTATGCTAGAAGATGGCAGGAAATTAAAGATTATAGTATTAATTTTGAAACAATAACAAGACTGTGGCTTATGTAATTAAATCAGcaaatctgggtttttttccacttgaaaaagtacagatttttcaggttttagCTCTTTTGTCCTACAGACTATCTAGCCTATAGATATAGATGCTATATCTGTAAATCATGATCTGTATTCTCTCCCCCAAGATAATTCTGGTATCAAACAGTAGTTATGAATTATCTAAATAATAATCATATGTCTAAAATCCATTAAGCCAAGAGAAAGTCTAGCGAATTAGCTCACCACCGGCACTCATTcaggaaagcagaacagcatGGCACCATCAAAATGCAATATTCACCTGCGGCAGCTGCTTAAGGGAAATCTTAGTGAACAGCAGTTTTATCCTCTTAATACAACTGCTGCAACATTCCACACTGATGTAGTTGTGATGCCAGTCCAACGTACTGTAACTAGGAAGGTCAGATCAGCTTTTTATACAGCCTGAGGCTATACTGACACCTTCTAACTGTAGGTATTTAAGCTGGATATCTATTTTGGAGAGTGTCTTCCAAGCATGCAAATTCCTTCACTGAGACCCATTTgttcattcccccccccccaggcccaCATCCAACAAGAAGCCTAATGTCTTATGAAACTTGAGTTAACCACAGCACAGACTATAGCTCTACAGGTTCTAGCGTGTGCTGGAGCAAAACAGGATGTCAACTTTAGATTTACAGCAATTCTGTAAGAATGCTTTGTTATATTACCCTCTTGATTAAATCACAGAGCTGTCAGCTGGGTATCCCAGCTGACGAGAAGTCCCTGGAGGAAAGAAGCCATCTCTCCAATTAATGAgaagtaattttattaataGAATTTTAGAGAAATCTTACTTAAGTAAGAATCCCTCCCTCCCCTAAAGTAAGTTAAGGTAAGATTCATTTTAGTAAAGTCACTGAAACCTACCTGTTTTACCATCTTTAAACAATATTTATGTTTCTCTGCAGCCTTTTATATAGCTCCTCacattttaagtattttgaGCTGATACAAATACGCTCACAGTAACTGAATACAACTTTTAAAACACCGCCTTATCTTACCTAAACCTGATGATGAAGAAACACTCCCTGTAATGGAAGATGTTTCAATTTGGTCTGTCAACAGTCCTTCCATTAAAGGTAGGGATAATTCAGATGAAGGAACAGATGAATCATAGATTCCAGAATCTCGAGGCATATCTTTAAGATTTGAAGCTTTAACAACATGCAACAATGGCTGAAGAACAGAGTTGCCACCACCTTGAATGTCCTGAGTTTCTATGTCTTCTCCAAGGTTTAAGTGCTGAATTATACAGTGAGTGTCTGAATTCCCAGCTGAAATAACATTTATATCTGTTTTCAGGTAAAAATCACCATCCTGTTTATTCACCAAGTCATTTAAAACCAAGCCCGAATCAAATTTTTCCATGACAGGCTCTGAGTAATGTAAAGAAGGTGGAGGGAAGGGAATAAATTGTTTCTCAAACCAGTCTGGTTCCTGATCAATGAACTGATGCATATTGCAAATGGCAACATAAAGGGACCTCCCAGATTTGCTCctgaaataattccttttgCTAATGTTAGCAGGGAACACCTCTGAATCCTGTACACCAAGATCTCTGGAGTGTAAATGTGAATACAGCTGAGGCAGATTGTCCATGAGTTTGTATTTTGTACTTAGATCCAGAATACCAGggatgtctccttcacaggagTAATCGAAGTAGACTGCGATGAACTTGCAGAGATCATCTGAGTTCTGCTTTGCCTGACGAAGCTTCTCTGCAACAGTCcacacagcaaagagaaagagtTCTCCTTTTCCGGCATCTTTGGTTATCCCTCTGTGtttccagttctttttttcAACAAAGTATTTCATTCCCTTGGAACACACAATGATGATAAACTGGgactcatttatttttttaataagccactctttctgtctttctttacAAATTTTTAGATCTTCCCACAAATCTAGAGccacctggaaaagaaaagaacattctGGTTGATATTCATTATTAGATATATTTGCTAATATATCTAACATATACCAGTgttacatataaatttatggAATCAACAAGTAACAGTGCAAAGCCAAGTAACTGTATGTAAACTGGATAGctccttaaaaaataaaactactaTAGATTTGGTTTATAGTGGTATTACCAGGGAATAAAAAGAACATAGAAAATGTGGCTGGACCAAGTAAATTAGTATTTACTTATCTGATCAGATTTGATATTATCAATCCACAATAAACAATGCATTGTGCCTGACTCAAGCCATTTAACTGTTGCAAATCTGGGTCCATGCAAGGGGAAGAGTAGTCAGTTTACAGCTGCTTGGGAGATACTCTGATAAAGGTACAATGCAGGTACCTATGTccggttttgtttcttttcttccaaatacTGTCTGATCTGCTATCTGTGAGATAGGATTTTTAGTATGGTcaagttattattttaaatggctaTGAAATGCTACTGGTTTTGTCCTTTATAAGGAAACATTCCAATGCCACATGAAGAATACTTGTGCAACTGTTCTGTTATGCATTGAGCAGCGCATAAAATGCATTGTTATGCACTGAGCAACACAAAAAACTCCACAGTTTTAATAATCATGCATATTATTTCTGTATATAGATGCTATCAATATTTTGTTATATAAATCTGAAATGATGCCTGATCCCATGTGTCCCATAGGACATAGTTACAGTAGCAGCTCCCCTTAACACTATCCCAAAGAGATACAGTGTAGCAGAGCTAAAGTGCATCGCTAAAAAGGGGGATTCAAATAAGTTACTTTCAAACACTTTACCTGAACTACTTTAAATATGGGAATAAACTGTGCACATCCCCACCAAACATGTGAGGGATCGGTTGTTACTGTGTGTGGCCACTAGAGGACAGACTTGCTGTACAGTTGGAAAAAAAGTTCGTCTAAACATTGCACTGGCAGGATGAACATGAAGCAAAAGTAGACTAACAATTGCCTTGCCTTTTTATACTCGAAAAGTGAAAGACTGGCCACATATTGACTAAATTTTAGAAAGCAGGCTGAGATTCTAAGCCTAGTCATTAAAGTAACAATTTGAACATCTTTCTCATAGATTGAACCAAACAAGACATGCTGATTTCACAGCATTAACAGAAGggaagtgaaacaaaaaaaccagtAATACATAGTGTCAATAATTAATCCTAATTACACAGATCATGCTTTATGAGTAAGAGTTCTGATAAACTGAACTACTTTAAAATTACAatataaaacatatttcagGAATACTGAAGTGTATCAGATAGACACCAATACCTTTTTGTGGCTGCTGACTATAAAGATGCAAGACCTactaaacagaaaaagcagttaaTACAGATGAGCTAAACACAGCTGAACGCAAGTCCTGGAATCAATGCAGTACACATTTTCCACTATCCcatggggttttggggtggttttttttttttttttttttttttttttttatatgggCTATGATCTGTTCCTTTTGCTAAGTAAAGAAAATCTACATAGCCAATATTTAGAAGAATAACTAAAAGTTACCTTTATGGGAAAGAGAGATTCAAATACCTCATTTTCAATCATGTATTATTAAGGTAATATTAAGGAAAAACAGTTCATAGAAGAAATGCTGAGTTTACCTCACAGCCACAGAAGTCctgaagaaaataagcaaagcaTTGGATGACATTAATGTGTTTCTGGCAATCTTTACTGGAATAGCAGATGAACACTTTTGGCCGGGGATGGAGTCTTTCCACATGGAGACCTGCAGTATATGCTGAAGATTCTGAGCTCTCCTCATCTAGATGGGAATATATGTTTTCTACattggaagagagaaagagagttCACACTATaaagcttggttttgttttgtttttcagacttGTGTAGGCTCATTACTAACACATACAGGAAGGACTTCCCGAAAgatatttcttccctttccaacctgaaaagGAAAAGTTGCAAATGCTCGGTTGATCCAACTTAGGAGTTCCTACATATGTGGAACAATCTCTGAAAGCAAAACGG is a window of Lathamus discolor isolate bLatDis1 chromosome 7, bLatDis1.hap1, whole genome shotgun sequence DNA encoding:
- the IL17RD gene encoding interleukin-17 receptor D isoform X1; this translates as MAAGLELGSLLLALVASFGGHQPAGAAGGASGRRGAAAEACGGRGLSSVSRNSGLLNITFKYDNCTPYLNSVGKHVIGDVQNITISQYACYEQVAVMILWTANAIGIEYLKGFRVILEELKSEGRQCQQMVLKDPKQLSPSFKRTGMESQPFLNLKFETDYFVKIVPFPSIKNESNYHPFFFRTRPCELLLQPENLVCKPYWKPRNLNVTQQGFNMQVSFDHAPHNFGFRYYFLHYKLKHEGPFKQKTCKQEQNTDTTSCILQNVSPGDYIIELVDDTNTTRKTMHYALKPVHSPWAGPIRAIAITVPLVVISAFATLFTVMCRKKQQENIYSHLDEESSESSAYTAGLHVERLHPRPKVFICYSSKDCQKHINVIQCFAYFLQDFCGCEVALDLWEDLKICKERQKEWLIKKINESQFIIIVCSKGMKYFVEKKNWKHRGITKDAGKGELFLFAVWTVAEKLRQAKQNSDDLCKFIAVYFDYSCEGDIPGILDLSTKYKLMDNLPQLYSHLHSRDLGVQDSEVFPANISKRNYFRSKSGRSLYVAICNMHQFIDQEPDWFEKQFIPFPPPSLHYSEPVMEKFDSGLVLNDLVNKQDGDFYLKTDINVISAGNSDTHCIIQHLNLGEDIETQDIQGGGNSVLQPLLHVVKASNLKDMPRDSGIYDSSVPSSELSLPLMEGLLTDQIETSSITGSVSSSSGLGEEEPPVITATKFLVPEICKAELHCHIHTDELQAIAPL
- the IL17RD gene encoding interleukin-17 receptor D isoform X2: MPLGMESQPFLNLKFETDYFVKIVPFPSIKNESNYHPFFFRTRPCELLLQPENLVCKPYWKPRNLNVTQQGFNMQVSFDHAPHNFGFRYYFLHYKLKHEGPFKQKTCKQEQNTDTTSCILQNVSPGDYIIELVDDTNTTRKTMHYALKPVHSPWAGPIRAIAITVPLVVISAFATLFTVMCRKKQQENIYSHLDEESSESSAYTAGLHVERLHPRPKVFICYSSKDCQKHINVIQCFAYFLQDFCGCEVALDLWEDLKICKERQKEWLIKKINESQFIIIVCSKGMKYFVEKKNWKHRGITKDAGKGELFLFAVWTVAEKLRQAKQNSDDLCKFIAVYFDYSCEGDIPGILDLSTKYKLMDNLPQLYSHLHSRDLGVQDSEVFPANISKRNYFRSKSGRSLYVAICNMHQFIDQEPDWFEKQFIPFPPPSLHYSEPVMEKFDSGLVLNDLVNKQDGDFYLKTDINVISAGNSDTHCIIQHLNLGEDIETQDIQGGGNSVLQPLLHVVKASNLKDMPRDSGIYDSSVPSSELSLPLMEGLLTDQIETSSITGSVSSSSGLGEEEPPVITATKFLVPEICKAELHCHIHTDELQAIAPL